GGGACGACCTACTACTTCTGCTCGATGGACTGCAAAGAAGAGTTCGACTCCGATCCCAGCGACTACGCCAGCTAAGTGGCCGCGCTCGGGTCCGCGTTGGCGGTTTTTCTGGCGACCGTACTGGCATTTGGTGTGGCGAGGTGGGCTGGTGA
The nucleotide sequence above comes from Acidimicrobiia bacterium. Encoded proteins:
- a CDS encoding YHS domain-containing protein, which gives rise to MVAAKDPVCGMTIEETDAVGTSEYEGTTYYFCSMDCKEEFDSDPSDYAS